Proteins encoded within one genomic window of Coprococcus phoceensis:
- a CDS encoding transglutaminase domain-containing protein — protein MKIKPKYLIICCCIVFAILVAINIISENQSQNVAKNQIKELALTYEYIDTNFYYEQLTSDEQEVYHKIIEQLDVYQGGEILLDKKISVNELSRIADAVRFNNHNNYFYFLLTLPFTSENKLVNWGTNQKKEDLEEKKIGKLLLELYVGEEDTRLNQFEISDDMIVTNYESEKKIFSTISNDLMNQYESIQKETNEILDDVISKMPKNLTQEEAVEYFSNWIIENMDYTENYTPNIGYGEAKDEELQFSVYISSVTNKSAVCAGLSMILSELCRKAGIESYVCLGTVSNGGSPLNHAWTAIKIGDTTYYKDPTKEVGANKIFPLKTREQLTSGNYILRFSSHFKY, from the coding sequence ATGAAAATAAAACCTAAATATCTGATTATTTGTTGTTGCATTGTATTTGCAATATTAGTGGCAATCAATATCATTAGTGAAAACCAGTCACAAAATGTAGCAAAGAATCAGATTAAAGAGCTGGCATTGACATATGAGTATATTGATACAAATTTTTATTATGAGCAATTAACCTCTGATGAGCAGGAGGTTTACCATAAAATTATAGAACAGTTAGATGTGTATCAAGGTGGAGAGATTCTTTTGGATAAAAAGATATCGGTCAACGAATTATCTAGAATCGCAGATGCAGTTCGGTTTAACAATCATAACAACTATTTTTATTTTCTTTTAACATTACCATTTACATCAGAAAATAAACTTGTAAACTGGGGAACAAATCAGAAAAAAGAGGACTTGGAAGAGAAAAAGATAGGTAAACTATTATTGGAACTCTATGTTGGAGAGGAAGACACGAGGTTAAATCAGTTTGAAATTTCAGATGATATGATTGTGACAAATTATGAATCGGAAAAGAAAATTTTTTCAACAATTTCCAATGATTTAATGAATCAATATGAGAGTATTCAAAAAGAGACGAATGAAATATTAGATGATGTTATTTCTAAAATGCCTAAAAATCTGACACAGGAAGAGGCAGTTGAGTATTTTAGTAATTGGATCATCGAAAATATGGATTATACAGAGAACTATACACCCAATATAGGATATGGAGAGGCGAAGGACGAAGAATTACAATTTAGTGTGTATATTTCATCTGTGACAAATAAATCTGCAGTGTGTGCGGGGCTTTCCATGATTTTATCAGAGTTATGTCGGAAAGCTGGGATAGAGTCCTATGTTTGTCTTGGAACAGTGTCTAATGGAGGAAGTCCTTTAAATCATGCATGGACAGCAATTAAAATAGGAGATACAACATATTACAAAGATCCGACGAAAGAAGTCGGTGCAAACAAGATATTTCCGCTAAAGACGCGAGAACAGCTGACGAGCGGAAATTATATTCTTAGATTTAGCAGCCATTTTAAATATTAG
- a CDS encoding lysophospholipid acyltransferase family protein: MKRILMMVFRNILLVPYMWCKLCYYASHVEKYTEKQRYDMLKFIVKRANRGGNVHIDVHGQDNIPKEDGFMFFPNHQGLYDVLAIVDACPDHPFSVVAKQEVKNIQFLKQVFACMKAFTIDRDDVRQSMKVIMAVSEEVKNGRNYLIFPEGTRSKNGNQVGEFKGGSFKAATKAKCPIVPVALIDSFKPFDTKTISQVDVQVHFLKPMLYEEYKDMKTVEIAAEVKRRIEEVIKENER, translated from the coding sequence ATGAAAAGAATTTTAATGATGGTATTCCGAAATATTCTGCTTGTTCCATATATGTGGTGCAAGCTGTGCTATTATGCAAGTCATGTGGAAAAATACACAGAAAAGCAGCGCTATGACATGTTGAAATTTATTGTAAAACGAGCTAATCGAGGCGGGAATGTACATATTGATGTGCATGGACAGGATAATATACCGAAAGAAGATGGATTTATGTTCTTCCCGAACCATCAAGGACTGTATGATGTGCTGGCGATTGTAGATGCCTGCCCGGACCATCCATTTTCTGTTGTGGCAAAGCAGGAAGTGAAAAATATACAATTTTTAAAGCAGGTATTTGCCTGCATGAAAGCGTTTACAATCGACCGCGATGATGTGAGACAGTCCATGAAAGTTATCATGGCAGTGTCAGAAGAGGTAAAAAACGGACGTAACTATCTCATTTTTCCGGAAGGAACGAGATCAAAAAATGGAAATCAAGTCGGAGAATTTAAAGGTGGAAGCTTCAAAGCAGCGACAAAAGCAAAATGTCCGATTGTGCCGGTTGCACTGATTGATTCCTTCAAACCATTTGATACAAAGACAATTTCACAGGTTGATGTGCAGGTACATTTCTTAAAACCGATGCTGTACGAAGAATATAAAGATATGAAGACAGTGGAGATTGCGGCGGAAGTAAAAAGACGGATTGAGGAAGTTATTAAGGAGAATGAGCGGTAG
- a CDS encoding Fe-S-containing hydro-lyase produces the protein MEKYIKAPLEKEIVKTLRAGDYVYITGTIYTARDAAHKRMDETLREGKELPVPLKDEIVYYMGPSPAREGRVIGSAGPTTASRMDKYTPKLLDLGLGGMIGKGKRSKEVIDAIIRNQSVYFAAVGGAGALLSKCIQESEVVAYDDLGTEAIRRLTVKNFPVIVVIDCEGNNLYETAIEQYKK, from the coding sequence ATGGAAAAATATATAAAAGCACCACTGGAAAAAGAAATCGTAAAAACACTGCGTGCCGGAGATTATGTATATATCACAGGAACAATTTATACAGCACGTGATGCAGCGCATAAAAGAATGGATGAGACATTGCGGGAAGGAAAAGAACTTCCGGTTCCGCTCAAAGATGAGATTGTCTATTATATGGGACCGTCTCCGGCGAGAGAGGGACGGGTAATCGGATCTGCTGGACCGACGACCGCAAGCCGTATGGATAAATACACACCGAAGCTGCTAGACTTAGGACTTGGCGGGATGATTGGAAAAGGAAAACGGTCCAAAGAAGTCATAGATGCAATCATTCGCAATCAATCAGTTTATTTTGCGGCAGTCGGAGGTGCAGGGGCTCTTCTTTCAAAATGTATTCAGGAGTCCGAGGTGGTAGCCTACGACGATCTCGGAACAGAGGCAATACGTCGGCTGACTGTAAAAAATTTTCCCGTTATCGTTGTAATTGACTGCGAAGGCAATAATCTGTACGAGACTGCAATAGAACAGTATAAAAAATAA
- a CDS encoding fumarate hydratase yields MKFTTNIKEMCIEANHFLSEDMERAMKQAEKAEQSPLGKQILEQLEENLQIAADDMIPICQDTGMAVIFLEIGQDVHLQGGSLEDAVNEGVRQGYVEGFLRKSVVKDPLIRENTKDNTPAVIHYKIVEGSQVKIKVAPKGFGSENMSRVFMLKPADGIEGVKEAVLTAVKEAGPNACPPMVVGVGIGGTFEKCALMAKEALTREVGTHSDIQYVKEMEKELLAKINSLGIGPGGLGGTTTALAVNINTYPTHIAGLPVAINICCHVNRHIVRVL; encoded by the coding sequence ATAAAATTTACAACAAATATAAAAGAAATGTGTATCGAAGCGAACCATTTTCTATCCGAAGATATGGAGCGAGCAATGAAGCAAGCCGAAAAAGCAGAGCAATCACCTCTTGGAAAACAGATATTAGAACAGCTTGAGGAGAATCTTCAGATTGCTGCAGATGATATGATACCAATTTGCCAGGATACAGGAATGGCAGTGATTTTTTTGGAAATCGGACAGGATGTCCATTTACAAGGTGGTTCATTGGAGGATGCGGTCAATGAGGGGGTACGTCAGGGATATGTGGAAGGATTTTTACGAAAATCCGTCGTCAAAGATCCTCTTATTCGTGAAAATACAAAAGATAATACACCTGCGGTCATTCATTATAAAATTGTGGAAGGTTCGCAAGTAAAAATCAAAGTTGCACCGAAAGGATTTGGAAGTGAGAATATGAGCCGTGTTTTTATGCTAAAACCGGCAGACGGAATAGAAGGTGTCAAAGAAGCGGTCCTGACAGCTGTTAAAGAAGCAGGTCCGAATGCATGTCCACCGATGGTAGTGGGAGTTGGAATTGGAGGCACATTTGAAAAATGTGCACTTATGGCAAAAGAGGCATTGACAAGAGAAGTCGGAACACACTCTGATATTCAGTATGTCAAAGAGATGGAAAAAGAATTACTTGCGAAGATCAACAGTCTTGGAATAGGACCGGGAGGTCTTGGAGGAACCACGACGGCTCTTGCGGTAAATATCAACACCTATCCAACTCATATTGCCGGACTTCCGGTTGCAATTAATATTTGCTGTCATGTGAACCGTCATATTGTTCGTGTATTATAG
- the panD gene encoding aspartate 1-decarboxylase, with amino-acid sequence MTFEMLKGKIHRATVVQAELDYVGSITVDEDLLDSAGILEYEKVSIVDINNGNRFETYTIAGERGSGMICLNGAAARCVQTGDKIIIMCYAQMTPEEVKKNPPKVVFVDEDNKISRVARYEKHGKL; translated from the coding sequence ATGACATTTGAAATGTTAAAGGGGAAGATACACAGAGCTACAGTAGTTCAAGCAGAACTTGATTATGTAGGAAGCATCACTGTAGACGAAGACTTACTTGACAGTGCCGGAATTTTGGAGTATGAAAAGGTAAGTATCGTAGATATAAATAATGGGAACAGATTTGAGACATACACAATTGCAGGAGAAAGAGGCAGCGGAATGATATGTCTCAATGGAGCTGCTGCAAGATGTGTTCAGACAGGTGATAAGATAATCATAATGTGCTATGCACAGATGACTCCAGAAGAGGTAAAGAAAAATCCACCTAAAGTAGTATTTGTAGATGAGGATAACAAAATATCAAGAGTCGCAAGATACGAAAAACATGGTAAGCTATAA
- the panC gene encoding pantoate--beta-alanine ligase gives MKIVKTVDEVRVIVKEWKKEGLTVGLVPTMGFLHEGHKSLITRAVSENDRVVVSDFVNPTQFGVGEDLESYPRDLERDTMLCEEAGANLIFNPEPENMYFDDFSTYVNIESLSEELCGKSRPIHFRGVGTVVSKLFNIVNPDRAYFGQKDAQQLAIIKRMVRDLNFDIEIVGCPIVREEDGLAKSSRNTYLSKDERKAALILSKAVKLGEDMAKAGEKDTDKIVSEMIKLIETEPMAKIDYVQAVDAVSVKPVKEMTAPVLVAMAVYIGKTRLIDNFIYEG, from the coding sequence ATGAAAATAGTAAAAACCGTAGATGAAGTGAGAGTTATAGTCAAAGAATGGAAGAAAGAAGGTCTTACAGTAGGTCTTGTTCCTACTATGGGATTTTTGCACGAAGGACATAAGAGTTTAATTACAAGGGCTGTTTCAGAAAACGATAGAGTTGTTGTCAGTGATTTTGTAAATCCGACTCAATTTGGAGTAGGGGAAGATTTGGAAAGCTATCCGAGGGATTTGGAAAGGGATACTATGCTATGTGAGGAGGCAGGTGCTAATTTAATATTTAATCCTGAGCCGGAAAATATGTATTTTGACGATTTTTCAACATATGTAAACATAGAAAGTCTTTCAGAGGAACTTTGTGGAAAATCACGACCAATACATTTCAGGGGTGTAGGCACAGTAGTATCTAAACTTTTTAATATTGTAAATCCCGACAGAGCTTACTTTGGTCAAAAGGATGCACAGCAGCTTGCGATTATAAAAAGAATGGTTAGAGATTTGAACTTTGATATCGAAATTGTGGGCTGCCCTATAGTTAGAGAAGAGGATGGTCTTGCAAAGAGTTCAAGAAATACATATCTAAGCAAAGATGAGAGAAAGGCGGCACTAATTTTAAGCAAAGCAGTTAAGCTCGGAGAAGATATGGCAAAAGCAGGAGAAAAAGATACAGATAAAATTGTATCAGAAATGATTAAGCTTATTGAAACTGAGCCTATGGCGAAAATAGATTATGTTCAGGCTGTAGACGCTGTTTCAGTTAAACCGGTCAAGGAGATGACAGCACCAGTACTAGTTGCCATGGCAGTTTATATCGGCAAAACCAGATTGATTGACAACTTTATTTACGAAGGTTAA